In bacterium, one genomic interval encodes:
- a CDS encoding ABC transporter permease, whose product LLQFIPLIIGMTLISFIIIQLAPGDYFSKLKMNPEISPQTIEQMRRSFGLDKPVIVQYFYWLKNILTFNLGTSFSYHIPVSFLIKQKLKNTLALSIFSMFLTWIIAIPLGIFAAIKNGRWQEKLFSFIAYIGISLPSFFIAMLLVFLFAKYPVLPIGGTRSIFVYRSTFEMFGDYLRHLLVPGIALTLAGIGSLYRLMKNNFLSALNSPYIITARSKGLPEYKVYYKHALRNAINPMITIFGYELSGILSGAGLVEIVTGWPGMGQLILEGVLSQDLYLVMASLLISGLLLIAGNLIADILIAFADPRVRLR is encoded by the coding sequence CTATTACAATTCATACCTTTAATTATCGGGATGACACTTATTTCCTTTATTATTATTCAATTAGCCCCTGGTGATTATTTTTCTAAACTAAAAATGAACCCTGAAATCTCCCCACAAACAATAGAACAAATGAGAAGGTCATTTGGACTTGATAAACCAGTTATAGTCCAGTATTTCTATTGGTTAAAAAATATCTTAACTTTTAATTTAGGAACTTCTTTTTCATATCATATTCCTGTTTCATTTCTTATAAAACAAAAACTTAAAAATACCCTTGCTCTTTCAATTTTTTCAATGTTTTTGACATGGATAATTGCAATACCCTTAGGAATTTTCGCTGCAATTAAAAATGGAAGATGGCAGGAAAAATTGTTTTCTTTTATTGCTTATATTGGAATTTCTTTACCTTCTTTTTTTATAGCAATGCTTCTTGTATTTTTATTTGCAAAATATCCAGTACTACCAATTGGAGGGACAAGAAGCATATTTGTTTACAGGTCAACATTTGAAATGTTTGGTGATTATTTAAGACATCTGCTTGTTCCAGGAATTGCCTTAACACTTGCAGGTATTGGTTCTCTTTATCGTCTTATGAAAAATAATTTCCTTTCTGCTTTAAATTCCCCATACATTATTACTGCTCGTTCAAAGGGATTACCTGAATATAAGGTCTATTATAAACATGCTTTAAGAAATGCAATAAATCCTATGATAACAATTTTTGGATATGAACTTTCTGGAATTTTATCAGGTGCAGGATTGGTTGAAATTGTAACTGGCTGGCCTGGTATGGGACAACTTATACTTGAAGGAGTTCTTTCACAGGACTTATATCTTGTTATGGCTTCTTTATTGATAAGTGGACTTCTTTTAATTGCTGGAAATTTAATTGCAGATATTTTGATTGCTTTTGCTGACCCAAGAGTGAGGTTAAGATGA
- a CDS encoding ABC transporter permease produces MRSFFYKLRRKNIVAFISLVIIILLYVFSFLTDFIAPYPFDKQFRDFSLSPPTRIHFIDENRKFHIIPFVYESKVINPITNKYEEDRSKIYQVKFFVKGEKRKILGFIPFNYCLFGTEGDGKIFLFGTDIHGRDVFSRILYGSRISLSIGLIGVSISFILGLLLGGISGYFGGKVDNFLMRLVEIIMMFPSFYLLLALRGTFPTDISTVKIYFLIVIILSFIGWASLARIIRGMVLSIKEEEFILSARALGLSTFRIITKHIIPNTFSYTITAITLSIPGYILGESALSLIGLGIQEPFPSWGNMLSVSIGNLKILTSAPWMLIPGFFIFLTIICFNFLGDGLRDLMDPGLK; encoded by the coding sequence ATGAGAAGTTTTTTTTATAAGTTGAGAAGGAAAAATATTGTTGCTTTCATTTCATTGGTTATTATTATTCTTCTTTATGTATTTTCTTTTTTAACTGATTTCATTGCCCCCTACCCTTTTGATAAACAATTCAGGGACTTTTCTTTATCTCCACCAACGAGAATTCATTTTATTGATGAAAACAGAAAATTTCATATAATCCCTTTTGTATATGAATCAAAAGTAATAAATCCAATTACAAACAAGTATGAGGAAGACAGAAGTAAAATTTATCAAGTTAAATTTTTTGTTAAAGGAGAAAAAAGAAAAATATTAGGTTTTATCCCTTTTAATTATTGCCTTTTTGGCACAGAAGGAGATGGTAAAATTTTCTTGTTTGGGACAGATATACACGGTAGAGATGTTTTTTCAAGAATTCTTTATGGGAGCAGAATTTCTCTTTCAATAGGACTGATTGGTGTTTCAATTTCTTTTATACTTGGTCTTCTTTTAGGGGGTATTTCAGGTTATTTTGGTGGGAAAGTAGATAATTTCCTTATGCGTCTTGTTGAAATAATTATGATGTTCCCTTCTTTTTATCTTCTTCTTGCTTTAAGAGGGACTTTCCCAACAGATATTTCAACTGTCAAAATTTATTTTTTAATTGTTATAATTTTAAGTTTTATTGGATGGGCATCTCTTGCAAGAATAATAAGAGGAATGGTTTTATCAATAAAAGAAGAAGAATTTATTTTATCTGCAAGAGCATTGGGACTTTCAACATTTAGAATTATAACAAAACATATAATCCCAAATACTTTTTCTTATACAATTACTGCAATAACTCTTTCAATACCTGGATATATTCTCGGAGAAAGTGCTTTAAGTTTAATCGGGCTTGGCATACAGGAACCATTTCCAAGTTGGGGAAATATGCTTTCTGTCTCAATAGGAAATTTAAAAATTCTGACATCTGCTCCATGGATGCTGATACCAGGTTTTTTTATTTTTTTAACAATAATATGTTTTAATTTTTTAGGAGATGGGTTAAGGGATTTAATGGACCCTGGACTAAAATAA